TCAGGCAGGCGATTTTGCCAACCTCGCGCAATGCCAGTGCAAGATTGCTGCATATTCCGGCCGGAACGGCAGTGCCTGATCATGGGCATCGCGGGTTGGAACTGACGCTGGTGCTGCAAGGTGCATTTGTGGACGAAACCGACCGCTTCGCACGCGGTGATGTTGAAATCGCGGATGAAGACATGGAACACACGCCCGTTGCCGAAGCGGGTGCAGATTGCATCTGCCTGGCGGCCACGGATGCGCCGTTGAAATTCCGCGCGCTTCTGCCGCGTTTGGCGCAGCCGTTTTTCAGAATATGATACGCCGCGCGCGGTGCTTGATCTGTAACGGCGCTTAATCTCTATCGGGGCTTGATCTGTATCAACGCAGGCCCTGCACGCTTGGGGCACTTCATATGCGCAACATGACATATGAGGTTTGATATGGATTACCCTGCGTTTATTGCTGAAACACGCGACAAATCCCGCACATTGGCCAAGGCGATCCCCGACACGATGAAGGGGTTTGGCGCGCTGTCGATGGCGGCCAAGACAAGTGGCGTTCTGGGCGTGAAGGAAAAGGAATTCGTGGCTTTGGGCATTGCCGTTGCCGTGCGCTGCGAGCCGTGCATCGCCTTTCATGTGGAAGCGCTGATGAAAGCCGGGGCCAGCCGCGAAGAACTGGCCGATGTGCTGGGTATGTGCATCCAGATGGGCGGTGGCCCCGCCGTGATGTATGCGGGCAAAGCCATGGAATGCTGGGACCAGCTGGCGGGCTGAGTTTGTCTGAGTTGCGTGACCTGATTGTGCGGCTGCGCCGCAAGCGCATATGTCACCCCCTGCCCGTCGGGCAGGGGGATCCGTGTTTGAGTATTTGGAGCAAAATGAAGTTGGTGCGGGAGCCTGATACAGCCCGGAATTTCTGACAGGGATCAATACCCGATTGCGCAGCCATCCTTGCGCGGATCGGATGCGCCAGTCAGAACGCCGTCACTGTTCAGGTGGATGGCCTGTGCGCCCCCGATGGGACTGTCCGAGCACACGACCTTATGGCCAATACCGGCAAGCGCACGCAATGTCGCGTCAGGATAGGGGCGTTCCAGTGTCAGGGTGCCGTTTTCGGCAAAAGCGCGCGGCGCGTCGATGGCGCTTTGCAGCGCCATCCCGAAATCGGTCAGGTTTGACACCAGCCGCGCGTGACCAACCGGCTGGTATGCGCCGCCCATCACCCCGAACGGCAGGGTGACGCGCCCGTTTTCGCGCAGCATGCCGGGAATGATGGTGTGCATGGGCCGTTTGCCACCCTGCAATTCATTCGGGTGCCCCGCTTGCAGCGTGAAGCCTGCACCACGGTTCTGGAACAGAATTCCGTATTTTTCCGAGGCCAGCCCCGACCCGAAGGGATGGAAGATCGAATAGATCAGCGACACGGCCATACGGTCGCGGTCCACGACGGTCAGATAGACAGTGTCGCGGTGGATGGCTTCGGTCAGGGGGGCGGGATCGGCGATAATGCGGTCGGGCGCAATCAGGGCAGCAAGGGCGGCGGCTGTTTCAGGGGCCAGCATATGGGCCAGTCTGGATGTATGGTCGGGATCTGCAATAATGCGGTTGCGCGCGTCATAGGCCAGTTTCGTGGCCTCTGCTTCCAGATGGGCGCGCGGTGCGCCCAAGGGGTCAAGGCCCGCAATATCGAAATGCGACAGGATATTGAGGATCAGGTTTGCCGTGGCCCCCTGCCCGTTGGGGGCATGTTCCACCAACTCGACACCCTGATATGTGCCGGAAATGGGGTCTGCATAATCGCAACGCGTCGCGGCCAGATCATCCAGCGTATGTGTGCCGCCCAGCGCGCGCAGGCTGTCAATGATGTCCTGCGCCACCGCACCTTCGTAAAAGCCGGCGCGGCCCTGCTCTGCGATCTGGCGCAAGGCGCGGGCCTGCGCGGGGGCGCGGAATATCTGGCCTGCGCGCAAAGGCTGGCCGCCGGTCAGGAAATAATCGCGCGCGCGCCCTTGCAGGTTTTGCGCACGCGCCCAGTCGAATGCCGTGCGCGGGGCGACCGGCACGCCCGCATCGGCATAGGTGATCGCAGGCGCCAGAATATCGGCCAGCGCCATGCGCCCCCAATCGGCATTCAGACGGCAGAAGGCATCCACAGCGCCCGGCAGGGTCACGGCATCCACGCCGAATAATGACACGGTGTCATGCCCGCGCGCGCGCAGGGCGGCGGCATTTTGTGCCGCAGGCGCGCGCCCCGACCCGTTCAGCGCGACAATGCGATCTTCGCCTGCGGGTTTCAGCAGCACGAAACAATCGCCCCCGATCCCTGTCATCTGCGGTTCGCATATGCCCAGCAGGACCGCAGCGGCAATGGCGGCATCGGCGGCGTTGCCGCCTGCTTGCAAGATATCGACCGCCGTTTTCGCCGCCAGCGGGTGCGAGGTGGCACATATGCCGTTGCTCGCATAGACCGCCGACCGGCCCGGATATTGAAAATCGCGCATCTGGCCCCCGCTTTGAATCATTTCACGCGTTCAGTATAGGCCACGCGCCATGCGGGTCCAGCGCATAAAAAAACCCCGCCAATTCAGGCGGGGTCAGTGGGTGTCCCGGCGGGAACCAAGGACACCGGCGGTAACTGTAATACGAAAGGTCAGTCGTGCATTTCCGACCGGATTTGCTGGCGCAACAAATCAATCGGGATCAACTTGCCATCGCGCTTGAACTGCCAATAGGTCCACCCGTTGCACGATGGCGCGTTTTCCAACGCAGCCCCCACCTGATGAATGGAGCCGCGATGTTCCGCACTGACAAGCGATCCGTCAACGCGCACCTTGGCGGCCTGACCACGCGGGTTCACCAGCACTTCGCCCGGGCGCAGCAGGCCACGTTCCACCAGTTGCCCAAAGGCCACGCGCGGCTGTGCACGTTTTGAAATTGTGGTTTCCAGCGCGCTGGCATCCAGCGGACGCACCTGCCCCAGCCGTTTGGCCGCAACCTTGCGGTAGCTTTCCTCGCGCTCGATGCCGATGTAATGACGGCCCAGCAATTTGGCCACAGCGCCGGTGGTGCCGGTGCCGAAAAACGGGTCCAGCACGACATCGCCGGGGTTGGTGGAGCCCACCAGCACGCGGTGCAACAGGGATTCGGGTTTTTGCGTCGGGTGGGCCTTGTCGCCCTTGTCATCTTTCAGGCGTTCATGCCCTGAACAGATCGGCAGCACCCAGTCGCTGCGCATCTGCACGCCTTCGTTCAGTTCCTTCAGCGCTTCATAATTGAAGGTATATTTGCCGCCTTCGGATTTTGACGCCCAGATCATGGTTTCATGCGCGTTGGTCAGCCGTTTGCCGCGAAAATTGGGCATCGGGTTCGATTTGCGCCAGATCACATCGTTCAAAATCCAGAAGCCCGCATCCTGAAGCGCGGTGCCGACGCGGAAAATGTTATGATAGGACCCGATAACCCAGATTGCGCCATTGGGTTTCAGCAACCGGCGCGCGGCCTTTAGCCATGCACGGGTGAACTGGTCATAAATCTTGAAACTGTCAAACTGGTCCCAGGCGTCATCCACGGCATCGACGCGGCTGTTGTCGGGGCGGTGCAGATCGCCCTTCAGTTGCAGGTTATAAGGGGGGTCGGCAAAGATGAGGTCAATGCTGCCTTCTGGCAACGAATTCATCACCTTGATGCAGTCTCCGCCAAGAATTTCATCCAAGGGTAGCACAGACGCCCCCTGCGCCAATGTTGAAACTGCCATCTTTGCCTCTGCTCTTGCGCTTTTTACGCTTGTTGTGCGCCTACCATGAGTCAAAGGTGATTCGGCGTCAATTTCTTTTTGAATCAGATGTTTGAAAAACTTTCTTCATGTAAGCTATGGACACAAGATTTTGCGTATGGGGGCGAATGAACGTCTATGCTCTGGGGTTAGCCCCAAATCTGCTAT
Above is a window of Roseinatronobacter sp. S2 DNA encoding:
- a CDS encoding carboxymuconolactone decarboxylase family protein, encoding MDYPAFIAETRDKSRTLAKAIPDTMKGFGALSMAAKTSGVLGVKEKEFVALGIAVAVRCEPCIAFHVEALMKAGASREELADVLGMCIQMGGGPAVMYAGKAMECWDQLAG
- a CDS encoding gamma-glutamyltransferase family protein, coding for MRDFQYPGRSAVYASNGICATSHPLAAKTAVDILQAGGNAADAAIAAAVLLGICEPQMTGIGGDCFVLLKPAGEDRIVALNGSGRAPAAQNAAALRARGHDTVSLFGVDAVTLPGAVDAFCRLNADWGRMALADILAPAITYADAGVPVAPRTAFDWARAQNLQGRARDYFLTGGQPLRAGQIFRAPAQARALRQIAEQGRAGFYEGAVAQDIIDSLRALGGTHTLDDLAATRCDYADPISGTYQGVELVEHAPNGQGATANLILNILSHFDIAGLDPLGAPRAHLEAEATKLAYDARNRIIADPDHTSRLAHMLAPETAAALAALIAPDRIIADPAPLTEAIHRDTVYLTVVDRDRMAVSLIYSIFHPFGSGLASEKYGILFQNRGAGFTLQAGHPNELQGGKRPMHTIIPGMLRENGRVTLPFGVMGGAYQPVGHARLVSNLTDFGMALQSAIDAPRAFAENGTLTLERPYPDATLRALAGIGHKVVCSDSPIGGAQAIHLNSDGVLTGASDPRKDGCAIGY
- a CDS encoding site-specific DNA-methyltransferase; translated protein: MAVSTLAQGASVLPLDEILGGDCIKVMNSLPEGSIDLIFADPPYNLQLKGDLHRPDNSRVDAVDDAWDQFDSFKIYDQFTRAWLKAARRLLKPNGAIWVIGSYHNIFRVGTALQDAGFWILNDVIWRKSNPMPNFRGKRLTNAHETMIWASKSEGGKYTFNYEALKELNEGVQMRSDWVLPICSGHERLKDDKGDKAHPTQKPESLLHRVLVGSTNPGDVVLDPFFGTGTTGAVAKLLGRHYIGIEREESYRKVAAKRLGQVRPLDASALETTISKRAQPRVAFGQLVERGLLRPGEVLVNPRGQAAKVRVDGSLVSAEHRGSIHQVGAALENAPSCNGWTYWQFKRDGKLIPIDLLRQQIRSEMHD